One window of the Archangium primigenium genome contains the following:
- the pth gene encoding aminoacyl-tRNA hydrolase, translated as MKLICGLGNPGREYERHRHNIGFMAVETLLPRARAELHQGKFQAHVGQGTLGGEKVIFLEPQTYMNLSGRSVAEAARFYKIAVPDVLIIHDELDLDFGRLQLKAGGGSGGHNGLKSTVQCLGEDGFIRLRLGIGKPQGPNAKERVAGYVLSNFDDGERRQLDDLLAQAADAAETWVRDGLSTAMNRFNKRAP; from the coding sequence ATGAAGCTCATCTGTGGACTGGGCAATCCCGGGCGCGAGTACGAGCGGCACCGGCACAACATCGGGTTCATGGCGGTGGAGACCCTGCTGCCCCGCGCGCGCGCCGAGCTGCACCAGGGGAAGTTCCAGGCCCACGTGGGCCAGGGCACCCTGGGCGGCGAGAAGGTCATATTCCTGGAGCCGCAGACGTACATGAACCTGTCGGGCCGCTCGGTGGCCGAGGCGGCGCGCTTCTACAAGATCGCCGTGCCCGACGTGCTCATCATCCACGACGAGCTGGACCTGGACTTCGGCCGGCTGCAGCTCAAGGCGGGCGGGGGCAGCGGCGGGCACAACGGCCTGAAGAGCACGGTGCAGTGCCTGGGCGAGGACGGCTTCATCCGGCTGCGCCTGGGCATCGGCAAGCCCCAGGGCCCCAACGCCAAGGAGCGGGTGGCCGGCTACGTGCTGTCCAACTTCGATGACGGCGAGCGCCGCCAGTTGGACGACCTGCTCGCCCAGGCCGCGGACGCGGCCGAGACGTGGGTGCGCGACGGCCTGTCCACGGCGATGAACCGCTTCAACAAGCGCGCGCCTTGA
- the thiE gene encoding thiamine phosphate synthase produces MNAPPTPPLPRGLYVLCDDTLRPDLPLVRKAELLLEGGARVMQLRMKRTPLREALAVAREVVAACRRAGAVCLLNDRVDLALLSGAHGVHVGEEDLPPEAARALLGAGGVVGVTVRDADGARAARDAGADYVGLGPVFGTTTKQVNAPVLGLERFAAVVRASPLPVVGIGGVGLDTIAQVAAAGAHGAAVASDALLAPDVPERVRRLAAAFDRGTQGTSLRDGGV; encoded by the coding sequence ATGAACGCCCCCCCCACGCCTCCTCTTCCCCGAGGACTGTACGTCCTGTGCGATGACACGCTCCGTCCCGATCTGCCCCTCGTGCGCAAGGCGGAGCTGCTCCTGGAGGGAGGGGCGCGGGTGATGCAACTGCGCATGAAGCGCACGCCCCTGCGCGAGGCGCTCGCCGTGGCGCGGGAGGTGGTGGCCGCCTGCCGACGGGCCGGGGCGGTGTGCCTGCTCAACGACCGGGTGGACCTGGCCCTGCTGTCCGGGGCGCACGGGGTACATGTGGGGGAGGAGGACCTGCCCCCGGAGGCGGCCCGCGCCCTGCTGGGGGCTGGAGGGGTGGTGGGGGTGACGGTGCGGGACGCGGACGGGGCCCGCGCCGCCCGGGACGCGGGCGCGGACTACGTGGGCCTGGGGCCCGTGTTCGGGACGACGACCAAGCAGGTGAACGCGCCGGTGCTGGGGCTCGAGCGCTTCGCGGCGGTGGTGCGCGCGAGCCCCCTGCCGGTGGTGGGCATTGGCGGCGTGGGGCTCGACACCATCGCCCAGGTCGCGGCCGCGGGGGCGCATGGGGCGGCGGTGGCCTCGGATGCGCTGCTCGCGCCGGACGTGCCCGAGCGGGTGCGGCGGCTGGCCGCTGCTTTTGACAGGGGCACGCAAGGGACTAGCCTCCGGGATGGAGGCGTATGA
- the hpt gene encoding hypoxanthine phosphoribosyltransferase, giving the protein MAFYEQDVGIHIDEQKLQARVRELGEQITRDYQGKDLTLICVLKGSAFFAMDLARYVDLPLTVEFLGVSSYHGGTETTGEVRITTDVSKPMAGKHLLVIEDIIDTGLTMSFLLENLRARHPASLKVCSLLEKPARARTKIPIDYKGFVIDDVFVVGYGLDYAERYRNLPFIGLMKGK; this is encoded by the coding sequence GTGGCTTTCTACGAGCAGGACGTCGGCATCCACATCGACGAGCAGAAGCTCCAGGCGCGCGTGCGCGAGCTGGGCGAGCAGATCACCCGTGACTACCAGGGCAAGGACCTCACGCTCATCTGCGTGCTCAAGGGCTCGGCCTTCTTCGCCATGGACCTGGCGCGCTACGTGGACCTGCCCCTGACGGTCGAGTTCCTCGGGGTGTCCTCCTACCACGGAGGCACCGAGACGACCGGCGAGGTGCGCATCACCACCGACGTGAGCAAGCCCATGGCGGGCAAGCACCTGCTCGTCATCGAGGACATCATCGACACGGGGCTCACCATGAGCTTCCTGCTGGAGAACCTGCGCGCCCGCCACCCGGCGTCGCTCAAGGTGTGCTCCCTGCTGGAGAAGCCCGCGCGCGCCCGGACGAAGATCCCCATCGACTACAAGGGCTTCGTCATCGATGACGTGTTCGTGGTGGGCTATGGCCTGGACTACGCCGAGCGCTACCGCAACCTGCCGTTCATCGGCCTGATGAAGGGCAAATAG
- a CDS encoding DUF5658 family protein: protein MATTTTQTQVAGWGIEGASFHITPAAALLLVLNLFDGLFTLTFLQMNVAEELNPLMRVAYAHSPLSFMAAKLTIVSLGLMLLCLHRSMNMSQRAIQAGAALYTVIDIYHLAFLTHLVRETVV from the coding sequence GTGGCGACGACGACGACGCAGACGCAGGTGGCGGGTTGGGGGATCGAGGGTGCATCTTTTCACATCACCCCCGCGGCGGCGCTCCTGCTCGTGCTCAACCTCTTCGATGGCCTGTTCACCCTCACCTTCCTGCAGATGAACGTGGCCGAGGAGCTCAACCCGCTCATGCGCGTGGCCTATGCGCACTCGCCCCTCTCGTTCATGGCCGCCAAGCTCACTATCGTGAGCCTGGGCCTGATGCTCCTGTGCCTGCACCGCTCCATGAACATGAGCCAGCGGGCGATCCAGGCAGGGGCCGCGCTTTACACCGTCATCGACATCTACCACCTGGCCTTCCTGACCCACCTGGTCCGGGAGACCGTCGTCTGA
- a CDS encoding IF-2 protein: MNSTMNPRPGLGHRAATAFTRLLVTLLVLGLGGAVAFLLSQLNARTFSFAQENGQLVVMKGRMLPMGALPYQPGDARQADAYAPLTVEGQDVSGLVERRFSERDELDRALFSLLESLARYKVLSDKPAELERGLYYLRRAELLSGLTDEQRRSLASMKADVAFFQAKQKLEEARRGVSEAMVQLKLAAESRNRNTPLANQFLTTVGPAAQALEQALRAAEASLGNTPAEQPPRETPPAATPTAAPETQPTPDASTPPNAP, from the coding sequence ATGAACTCGACGATGAATCCGCGCCCGGGACTGGGCCATCGGGCCGCGACGGCCTTCACCCGGCTGCTCGTCACCCTGCTCGTGCTGGGCCTGGGGGGAGCGGTGGCCTTCCTGCTGTCCCAGCTCAATGCCCGCACCTTCTCCTTCGCCCAGGAGAACGGCCAGCTCGTGGTGATGAAGGGCCGGATGCTGCCCATGGGGGCCCTGCCCTACCAGCCCGGGGACGCGCGCCAGGCGGACGCCTATGCCCCCCTGACGGTGGAGGGCCAGGACGTGTCCGGGCTGGTCGAGCGCCGGTTCTCCGAGCGGGACGAGCTGGACCGGGCGCTCTTCTCGCTCCTGGAGTCGCTCGCCCGCTACAAGGTGCTCTCGGACAAGCCGGCCGAGCTGGAGCGGGGGCTGTACTACCTGCGGCGCGCCGAGCTGCTCTCGGGCCTCACGGACGAGCAGCGCCGCTCGCTGGCGTCGATGAAGGCGGACGTGGCCTTCTTCCAGGCCAAGCAGAAGCTGGAGGAGGCGCGCCGGGGCGTGAGCGAGGCCATGGTCCAGCTCAAGCTCGCGGCGGAGAGCCGCAACCGCAACACGCCCCTGGCCAACCAGTTCCTCACCACGGTGGGGCCGGCCGCCCAGGCGCTGGAGCAGGCCCTGCGCGCCGCCGAGGCCAGCCTGGGCAACACCCCGGCCGAGCAGCCGCCCCGGGAGACGCCCCCCGCCGCGACGCCCACCGCGGCCCCCGAGACCCAGCCCACGCCCGACGCCTCCACCCCCCCCAACGCCCCATGA
- a CDS encoding gamma-glutamyl-gamma-aminobutyrate hydrolase family protein, whose translation MTHKPHGQAPRRPNIGITPDFSASRPEAPFAAYELKAAYAEAVLRAGGLPLVLPYVDDPACVEAYLDRISGLLVTGGAFDIPPESYGDTSREGLGPLKLSRTAFESALMRGALKRNMPVLGICGGMQLLNVVLGGTLFQDIGREVPGAHGHTQEHDRSQPQHPVEIRDGSLLAEALGRGQLMVNSTHHQSVNKTGEQVLVSAVAPDGVVEAIESTQYVFAVGVQWHPELMLHTIPVSVGVYRLLVQKAREHRR comes from the coding sequence ATGACGCACAAACCCCATGGCCAGGCGCCCCGCCGGCCCAACATCGGCATCACCCCGGACTTCAGCGCCAGCCGGCCCGAGGCGCCGTTCGCCGCGTACGAGTTGAAGGCGGCCTACGCGGAGGCGGTGCTGCGCGCGGGGGGCCTGCCCCTAGTGCTGCCCTACGTGGACGACCCGGCGTGCGTGGAGGCCTACCTGGATCGCATCTCCGGGCTGCTCGTCACCGGAGGCGCCTTCGACATTCCCCCCGAGTCCTACGGCGACACGTCGCGCGAGGGCCTGGGGCCGCTGAAGCTGTCGCGCACGGCGTTCGAGTCCGCGCTGATGCGCGGCGCCCTCAAGCGCAACATGCCGGTTCTGGGCATCTGCGGGGGCATGCAGCTGCTCAACGTGGTGCTCGGGGGCACGCTGTTCCAGGACATCGGCCGCGAGGTGCCCGGCGCGCACGGGCACACCCAGGAGCATGACCGCTCCCAGCCCCAGCACCCGGTGGAGATCCGCGACGGCTCGCTCCTGGCGGAGGCGCTCGGCCGGGGCCAGCTGATGGTGAACTCCACGCACCACCAGTCGGTGAACAAGACGGGCGAGCAGGTGCTGGTGAGCGCGGTGGCGCCGGACGGCGTGGTGGAGGCCATCGAGTCCACGCAGTACGTCTTCGCCGTGGGCGTGCAGTGGCACCCCGAGCTGATGCTGCACACCATCCCCGTGAGCGTGGGGGTGTACCGGCTGCTCGTGCAGAAGGCGCGGGAACACCGGCGCTGA
- a CDS encoding thymidine kinase, protein MHQFPKDIGWIEVICGSMFSGKTEELIRRVKRAVYGKQAVQVFKPRIDNRYDETQVVSHSQLKLTSIPIERAEEIFRHLSPHTQVVGIDEVQFFGSEVVAVCEALAHRGLRVILAGLDQDYQGRPFEPMPQLLAIAEYVTKQLAICVVCGNPANRSQRLVDRGERVVVGAAGAYEARCRKCHRAEPTEATPPQTLELFGN, encoded by the coding sequence GTGCACCAATTCCCCAAAGACATCGGGTGGATAGAGGTCATCTGCGGGTCGATGTTCTCCGGAAAAACGGAAGAACTCATCCGTCGCGTCAAGCGCGCCGTCTATGGCAAGCAAGCGGTCCAGGTCTTCAAGCCGAGGATCGACAACCGCTACGACGAGACCCAGGTGGTCAGCCATTCCCAGTTGAAATTGACCTCCATTCCCATCGAACGGGCTGAAGAAATTTTCCGTCATCTCTCTCCCCACACGCAGGTGGTGGGCATCGACGAGGTGCAGTTCTTCGGCAGCGAGGTGGTGGCGGTGTGTGAGGCACTGGCGCACAGGGGCCTGCGCGTCATCCTGGCCGGGCTGGATCAGGACTATCAGGGCCGTCCCTTCGAGCCGATGCCGCAGCTGCTGGCGATCGCCGAGTACGTGACGAAGCAACTGGCCATCTGCGTCGTGTGTGGGAATCCCGCCAATCGCTCGCAGCGGCTGGTGGATCGCGGCGAGCGCGTGGTGGTGGGCGCGGCCGGCGCCTACGAGGCGCGCTGCCGCAAGTGCCACCGGGCCGAGCCCACCGAGGCCACGCCGCCTCAGACGCTCGAGCTGTTCGGCAACTGA
- a CDS encoding ATP-grasp domain-containing protein produces the protein MASPSQVRPVVLLGARDDAHVSRLAQRLGQEGVVALVVDTLAFPEDTRLALTDALDGIHVNGGALPTPGAVYLRGYHGHPLAFGVDAREAMDDDWRTTLVAFREKSTLLRGLVGRWEAMGIPVYNPESTSWRMPKPVQLALLAQAGLPVPETLWTNDSVAVRRFAEGRRVAYKPVDGGAATLELGPGDLSDERLAALEAAPVTFQELLTGEDLRVYVLDGEIIASVRIHSRAIDFRGHEERLESITLPDEVARQCLLATRVLGLRWTGMDLKRDAQGTWRFLELNESPMFLGFDARAGTDILGHLARGLARAARLPAP, from the coding sequence ATGGCTTCCCCTTCGCAGGTCCGCCCCGTGGTCCTCCTGGGCGCGCGTGACGATGCCCACGTCTCCCGCCTGGCCCAGCGGCTGGGGCAGGAGGGGGTGGTGGCGCTCGTCGTGGACACCCTCGCCTTCCCCGAGGACACGCGCCTGGCGCTCACGGACGCGCTCGACGGCATCCACGTGAACGGGGGCGCGCTGCCGACCCCGGGCGCCGTCTACCTGCGCGGCTACCATGGCCACCCCCTGGCCTTCGGCGTGGACGCGCGCGAGGCCATGGACGACGACTGGCGCACGACGCTGGTGGCCTTCCGCGAGAAGTCCACCCTGCTGCGGGGGCTGGTGGGCCGCTGGGAGGCGATGGGCATTCCCGTCTACAACCCCGAGTCCACGAGCTGGCGCATGCCCAAGCCGGTCCAGCTCGCGCTGCTGGCCCAGGCGGGGCTGCCGGTGCCCGAGACCCTCTGGACCAACGACTCCGTGGCGGTGCGCCGCTTCGCCGAGGGCCGGCGCGTGGCCTACAAGCCCGTGGACGGGGGCGCGGCCACGCTGGAGCTCGGCCCGGGAGACCTGAGCGACGAGCGGCTCGCCGCCCTGGAGGCCGCGCCGGTGACGTTCCAGGAGCTGCTCACGGGCGAGGACCTCCGCGTCTACGTGCTCGACGGGGAGATCATCGCCAGCGTGCGCATCCACTCGCGCGCGATCGACTTCCGCGGCCACGAGGAGCGGCTCGAGTCCATCACGCTGCCCGACGAGGTGGCCCGGCAGTGCCTGCTGGCCACGCGGGTGCTGGGCCTGCGCTGGACGGGGATGGACCTCAAGCGCGATGCCCAGGGCACCTGGCGCTTCCTGGAGCTCAACGAGTCGCCCATGTTCCTCGGCTTCGATGCCCGGGCCGGCACGGACATCCTGGGGCACCTGGCCCGGGGACTCGCCCGCGCGGCTCGCCTGCCTGCTCCTTGA
- a CDS encoding MmcQ/YjbR family DNA-binding protein, which produces MTTTPVPPEMKRLAPFEKTLREAARAYPETTEDFPWGHPTVKVKGKAFVFFSLSAEGLSLSVKLPHSHEAALMLPFAQPTGYGLGKSGWVSARFGAKDTPPLELLRQWLDESYRAVAPKKLVAGLDGGGTPSARKPPAAKKPLAAKKAARRSPRS; this is translated from the coding sequence ATGACGACGACCCCGGTGCCCCCCGAGATGAAGCGGCTCGCGCCCTTCGAGAAGACCCTGCGCGAGGCGGCCCGTGCCTACCCCGAGACGACCGAGGACTTCCCCTGGGGCCACCCCACGGTGAAGGTCAAGGGCAAGGCGTTCGTGTTCTTCTCGCTCAGCGCGGAGGGCCTCTCCCTGTCCGTGAAGCTGCCCCACTCCCACGAGGCGGCCTTGATGCTGCCGTTCGCCCAACCCACCGGCTATGGCCTGGGCAAGAGCGGCTGGGTGTCGGCGCGCTTTGGCGCCAAGGACACGCCCCCCCTGGAGCTGCTGCGCCAGTGGCTCGACGAGAGCTACCGCGCGGTGGCGCCCAAGAAGCTCGTGGCGGGCCTGGACGGCGGAGGCACGCCCTCGGCCCGAAAGCCCCCGGCCGCCAAGAAGCCGCTGGCCGCCAAGAAGGCCGCTCGCCGCTCCCCCCGGTCCTGA
- a CDS encoding 50S ribosomal protein L25/general stress protein Ctc, translated as MSTDNRTLEVKSREGHGKGAARRLRGQGLVPAVVYGKHLEKPLSIAVDPKAVRAAINTPHKFNTLLTLKGVAGDQQVLFKDYQQDPVTRQMLHVDFIAVRAGELVKVNVPLVLTGRAEGLADGGLLTQVRRELEIYAKPESIPEKIEVDVTPLKINQALHINDVTLPAGATVKTNVNYTIAVLSAPEGAVEAAPAAAAAAPAAAKPAAGAAKPAAGAAKPAAGAAKPAAGKK; from the coding sequence ATGTCCACTGACAATCGCACGCTCGAGGTGAAGTCGCGTGAGGGCCACGGCAAGGGCGCCGCGCGCCGTCTGCGCGGCCAGGGCCTGGTGCCCGCCGTCGTCTACGGCAAGCACCTGGAGAAGCCCCTGTCCATCGCCGTCGACCCCAAGGCGGTCCGCGCGGCCATCAACACCCCGCACAAGTTCAACACCCTGCTGACGCTCAAGGGCGTCGCGGGCGACCAGCAGGTGCTCTTCAAGGACTACCAGCAGGATCCCGTCACCCGGCAGATGCTGCACGTGGACTTCATCGCCGTGCGCGCCGGTGAGCTCGTCAAGGTGAACGTGCCCCTCGTGCTCACGGGCCGCGCCGAGGGTCTGGCCGACGGCGGTCTGCTCACCCAGGTCCGCCGTGAGCTGGAGATCTACGCCAAGCCGGAGTCCATCCCCGAGAAGATCGAGGTGGACGTCACGCCGCTGAAGATCAACCAGGCGCTGCACATCAACGACGTGACGCTGCCCGCGGGCGCCACGGTGAAGACGAACGTCAACTACACCATCGCGGTCCTCAGCGCGCCCGAGGGCGCGGTGGAGGCGGCTCCCGCGGCGGCGGCGGCGGCTCCCGCGGCGGCCAAGCCCGCGGCGGGCGCGGCCAAGCCCGCGGCCGGTGCGGCCAAGCCCGCGGCCGGTGCGGCCAAGCCCGCGGCGGGCAAGAAGTAG
- the rpsF gene encoding 30S ribosomal protein S6 codes for MAETQAAKRLREYETIFLVKPDLTDDNVDKLKERVRGIVGREGGKVIRFTVWGKKKTAYTLAKQPRAIYIHAHYLGGSTLVAEIERNLRNLDEVTRYLSTKIAEEVDPESRQTLEDVKLAGDVEESRPGTTGAPERAGAPDEAAETEEESTEEA; via the coding sequence ATGGCTGAGACGCAGGCCGCCAAGCGGCTTCGTGAGTACGAGACCATCTTCCTGGTCAAGCCGGACCTCACCGACGACAACGTGGACAAGCTCAAGGAGCGCGTCCGGGGCATCGTCGGCCGCGAGGGTGGCAAGGTCATCCGCTTCACGGTGTGGGGCAAGAAGAAGACCGCCTACACCCTGGCCAAGCAGCCGCGCGCCATCTACATCCACGCGCACTACCTGGGTGGCAGCACGCTGGTGGCCGAGATCGAGCGCAACCTGCGCAACCTGGACGAGGTGACGCGCTACCTGTCCACGAAGATCGCCGAGGAAGTGGACCCCGAGTCGCGTCAGACGCTCGAGGACGTGAAGCTGGCCGGTGACGTCGAGGAGTCCCGTCCGGGCACCACGGGCGCCCCCGAGCGCGCGGGCGCCCCCGACGAGGCCGCCGAGACTGAGGAGGAGAGCACCGAGGAGGCCTAG
- the rplI gene encoding 50S ribosomal protein L9, with protein MKVILREDVANLGKSGELVTVKDGFGRNYLLPRKLAVLASEQNVRQLEHERAAIAARNAKLKGAAEEQSKKLGAVKVTIRRKVGEQDKLYGSVTVLDIAEALAAQGQSVDRRQLHLAEPIKATGQYEVELRLHRDVTAKIKVEVAAEA; from the coding sequence ATGAAGGTCATTCTTCGTGAGGACGTCGCGAACCTGGGCAAGTCCGGGGAGCTCGTGACGGTGAAGGACGGCTTCGGCCGCAACTACCTGCTGCCGCGCAAGCTGGCCGTGCTGGCCAGCGAGCAGAACGTGCGTCAGCTCGAGCACGAGCGGGCCGCCATCGCCGCGCGCAACGCCAAGCTCAAGGGCGCCGCCGAGGAGCAGTCCAAGAAGCTGGGCGCCGTGAAGGTCACCATCCGCCGCAAGGTGGGTGAGCAGGACAAGCTCTACGGCTCCGTCACCGTGCTGGACATCGCCGAGGCGCTCGCCGCCCAGGGCCAGTCGGTGGACCGCCGCCAGCTGCACCTGGCCGAGCCCATCAAGGCCACCGGTCAGTACGAGGTGGAGCTGCGCCTGCACCGCGACGTGACGGCCAAGATCAAGGTCGAGGTCGCCGCCGAGGCCTGA
- the spoVG gene encoding septation regulator SpoVG, producing the protein MNITDVKVYPVEEDKLKAYVTITLDHCFVIRDLKVIHGASGLFIAMPAKRRKDGTYKDIAHPLNADTRTQMERAILLEYERQQQTGLGALGAFMSAAEAD; encoded by the coding sequence ATGAACATCACCGACGTGAAGGTGTATCCGGTTGAAGAAGACAAGCTGAAGGCCTACGTGACCATCACCCTGGACCACTGCTTCGTCATCCGTGACTTGAAGGTGATCCACGGGGCTTCGGGCCTGTTCATCGCGATGCCAGCCAAGCGGCGCAAGGATGGCACCTACAAGGACATCGCGCATCCGCTCAACGCCGACACGCGCACGCAGATGGAGCGCGCCATCCTGCTGGAGTACGAGCGCCAGCAGCAGACGGGCCTGGGCGCCCTCGGCGCGTTCATGAGCGCGGCCGAGGCGGACTGA
- a CDS encoding ribose-phosphate pyrophosphokinase — MDARDFKVFAGSSNPVLAQRICDYLKRPLGKAHVGRFSDGEIHIEIGENVRGQDIFIVQSTCPPANDHLMELLIMCDALKRASAASINAVIPYYGYARQDRKVAPRTPITAKLIADLLEVAGATRVVSMDMHAGQIQGFFDIPTDHLYASPVFLEDVRERFPDTHELVIVSPDAGGVERARAYSKRLNCGLAIIDKRRPRPNSSEVMNLIGDVSGKDALLIDDMVDTAGTLTQAAIALKERGARRVLAYAVHPVLSGPAIQRIQDSPLEEIVFTDTVPLSPAAQACGKMRVINTDRLFGEAIARIHRADSLSSLFV; from the coding sequence ATGGACGCGCGCGACTTCAAGGTGTTCGCCGGAAGCTCCAACCCGGTCTTGGCCCAGCGGATTTGCGATTACCTCAAGCGCCCGTTGGGCAAGGCCCACGTGGGCCGGTTCTCGGATGGGGAAATCCATATCGAGATCGGCGAGAACGTCCGGGGACAGGACATCTTCATCGTCCAGTCCACGTGCCCGCCGGCCAATGATCACCTGATGGAGCTGCTCATCATGTGCGACGCGCTCAAGCGCGCGAGCGCCGCCTCCATCAACGCGGTCATCCCCTACTACGGCTACGCCCGGCAGGACCGGAAGGTGGCGCCGCGCACGCCCATCACCGCCAAGCTCATCGCCGACCTGCTCGAGGTCGCGGGCGCCACGCGGGTGGTGTCCATGGACATGCACGCCGGGCAGATCCAGGGCTTCTTCGACATCCCCACGGATCACCTCTACGCCTCGCCGGTGTTCCTGGAGGACGTGCGCGAGCGCTTCCCGGACACGCACGAGCTCGTCATCGTGTCGCCGGACGCGGGCGGCGTGGAGCGGGCGCGCGCCTACTCCAAGCGGCTCAACTGCGGCCTGGCCATCATCGACAAGCGCCGGCCCCGGCCCAACTCCTCCGAGGTGATGAACCTCATCGGGGACGTGTCGGGCAAGGACGCGCTGCTCATCGACGACATGGTGGACACCGCGGGCACGCTCACCCAGGCGGCCATCGCGCTCAAGGAGCGGGGCGCGCGCCGGGTGCTCGCCTACGCGGTGCACCCGGTGCTCTCCGGGCCCGCCATCCAGCGCATCCAGGACTCGCCCCTGGAGGAGATCGTCTTCACCGACACCGTGCCCCTGTCCCCGGCGGCCCAGGCCTGCGGCAAGATGCGTGTCATCAACACCGACCGGCTCTTCGGCGAGGCCATCGCGCGCATCCACCGCGCCGACTCGCTCAGCTCGCTCTTCGTGTAG
- the rpsR gene encoding 30S ribosomal protein S18 → MIGNNDRNSSRGGDRDRGDRDAGRGGAGGDDEKRGGGRGFGRKKVCRFCAEKNAKVDFKDQATLKYFVTERGKIIPRRISGNCAKHQREVAVAIKRARGLALLPYNAMVG, encoded by the coding sequence ATGATTGGCAACAACGACAGGAATTCCTCCCGCGGCGGTGATCGCGACCGGGGTGACCGGGACGCGGGCCGGGGCGGCGCCGGTGGTGACGACGAGAAGCGTGGCGGTGGCCGCGGCTTTGGCCGCAAGAAGGTCTGCCGCTTCTGCGCCGAGAAGAACGCCAAGGTGGACTTCAAGGATCAGGCGACCCTGAAGTACTTCGTCACCGAGCGCGGCAAGATCATCCCCCGCCGCATCTCGGGCAACTGCGCCAAGCACCAGCGCGAGGTGGCGGTCGCCATCAAGCGCGCCCGCGGCCTGGCCCTGCTCCCCTACAACGCGATGGTGGGCTAG
- the dnaB gene encoding replicative DNA helicase: MDNILDIRTGGRRSHEDLAAERAVLGAVLADNSIFASLAEVVSTDDFAAPAHAQIFAAMIKLDGSSRQVDHLTLAEELKVLGQLAAVGGPAYLMSLDQVVPVPGNAVAYAKIVKDQALRRRLAGVGREIQDLASQETGELDVLLDEAERKVFLLAEKKREGDLRPVSELMEHTLDLLDKMKTATTGITGLSTGYVDLDNQLTGLHAGELIILAARPGVGKTSFAMNIATHVALQEEAKAAAIFSLEMPADQLLMRLLASCARVDMKKLRGGRLTPNDEEKFQEMAGRLYNAPLYIDDSGGLSPFDLRAKARRLKQRDPRLSLIIIDYLQLMHQKGKVESRQLEISEISRALKQLSKELEVPIVALSQLSRKVEERKGGKPMLSDLRESGAIEQDADVVMFIHREDQGEGEGGAGGGGGGGGGGGGGITAIPVQLVIAKQRNGPIGDIDLVFLAEYTRFESRARME, from the coding sequence ATGGACAACATCCTCGACATTCGGACAGGTGGACGGCGCAGTCACGAAGACCTGGCCGCGGAGCGCGCCGTGCTGGGCGCCGTGCTGGCGGACAACAGCATCTTCGCCAGTCTCGCGGAGGTGGTGAGCACCGACGACTTCGCGGCCCCCGCGCACGCGCAGATCTTCGCCGCGATGATCAAACTGGACGGCTCCTCGCGCCAGGTCGATCACCTCACCCTCGCCGAGGAGCTCAAGGTGCTCGGCCAGCTCGCCGCGGTGGGCGGTCCCGCCTACCTGATGAGCCTGGATCAGGTGGTGCCCGTGCCGGGCAACGCCGTGGCGTACGCGAAGATCGTCAAGGATCAGGCCCTGCGCCGCCGGCTCGCGGGCGTGGGCCGGGAGATCCAGGACCTCGCCAGCCAGGAGACCGGCGAGCTGGACGTGCTGCTCGACGAGGCCGAGCGCAAGGTCTTCCTCCTCGCCGAGAAGAAGCGCGAGGGCGACCTGCGACCCGTGAGCGAGCTGATGGAGCACACGCTCGATCTGCTCGACAAGATGAAGACCGCCACGACGGGCATCACCGGCCTGTCCACGGGCTATGTCGACCTGGACAACCAGCTCACGGGCCTGCACGCCGGCGAGCTCATCATCCTCGCGGCGCGTCCCGGCGTGGGCAAGACGTCCTTCGCCATGAACATCGCCACGCACGTGGCGCTGCAGGAGGAGGCCAAGGCGGCCGCCATCTTCAGCCTGGAAATGCCCGCGGATCAGCTCCTCATGCGTCTGCTCGCCTCGTGCGCGCGCGTGGACATGAAGAAGCTGCGCGGCGGCCGGCTCACCCCCAACGACGAGGAGAAGTTCCAGGAGATGGCGGGCCGGCTCTACAACGCGCCCCTCTACATCGACGACTCGGGCGGCCTGTCCCCGTTCGACCTGCGCGCCAAGGCGCGGCGGCTCAAGCAGCGCGACCCCCGGCTCTCGCTCATCATCATCGACTACCTCCAGCTCATGCACCAGAAGGGCAAGGTGGAGAGCCGTCAGCTGGAAATCTCCGAGATCTCCCGCGCGCTCAAGCAGCTGTCCAAGGAGCTGGAGGTGCCCATCGTCGCGCTCTCGCAGCTCAGCCGTAAGGTGGAAGAGCGCAAGGGCGGCAAGCCCATGCTCTCCGACCTGCGTGAGTCGGGCGCCATCGAGCAGGACGCCGACGTGGTGATGTTCATCCACCGCGAGGATCAGGGCGAGGGCGAGGGCGGCGCCGGAGGCGGCGGCGGTGGCGGGGGCGGCGGAGGGGGTGGCATCACGGCCATTCCCGTGCAGCTCGTCATCGCCAAGCAGCGCAACGGCCCCATCGGCGACATCGACCTGGTCTTCCTCGCCGAGTACACGCGCTTCGAGAGCCGGGCGCGCATGGAGTAG